The following coding sequences are from one Synechococcales cyanobacterium T60_A2020_003 window:
- a CDS encoding DUF2949 domain-containing protein, translating into MSSRFINRLIDFVQAEFGLSNDEIGVVLHYDDCATQFPMILWQYGFITVE; encoded by the coding sequence ATGAGTTCAAGATTTATCAATAGACTGATTGACTTTGTTCAAGCCGAGTTCGGCCTCTCTAACGATGAAATTGGCGTTGTGCTACACTATGACGACTGTGCGACGCAGTTCCCCATGATTCTTTGGCAGTATGGCTTTATTACGGTCGAATAG